One window of the Primulina eburnea isolate SZY01 chromosome 18, ASM2296580v1, whole genome shotgun sequence genome contains the following:
- the LOC140819226 gene encoding zinc finger BED domain-containing protein RICESLEEPER 2-like, whose product MQEHGTFQIEWCFPEIYSEVDAIENIVTVRETLRLLYREYVDAHKNNVAEKDVSGDAQKESSSVSSIVSAKGKGKVRTTFANYIKNVDSVEQVKSELEVYFEEGVVLCEEDDEFDALSWWKMNNLKFRILSKMACDVLSIPITSVASESAFSAGGRVIDSYRANLGVDTVQMLLCAKDWLRARYQVKRKENKNSGLKEIHLN is encoded by the exons ATGCAAGAGCACGGGACGTTTCAGATTGAATGGTGTTTTCCAGAAATATATTCTGAAGTTGATGCAATTGAGAACATCGTTACAGTTCGTGAGACATTGCGTTTGTTGTATCGTGAATATGTTGATGCTCACAAAAATAATGTTGCTGAAAAGGATGTTTCAGGTGATGCTCAGAAAGAAAGTTCTAGTGTTTCAAGTATTGTTAGTGCAAAAGGAAAGGGTAAAGTGAGGACAACATTTGCCAACTATATTAAGAATGTTGATAGTGTGGAGCAAGTGAAGTCTGAACTTGAAGTGTACTTTGAGGAAGGGGTTGTATTGTGTGAAGAAGATGATGAATTTGATGCATTGTCATGGTGGAAGATGAACAACTTAAAGTTTAGGATTTTGTCAAAGATGGCATGTGATGTGCTATCAATTCCAATAACTTCTGTCGCTTCTGAATCGGCTTTCAGCGCTGGTGGTAGAGTTATTGATTCATATCGTGCCAATTTGGGAGTGGATACGGTTCAGATGTTGCTTTGTGCAAAAGATTGGTTACGTGCCCGGTACCAAGTCAAGAGAAAAGAAAAT AAAAATTCGGGGCTTAAGGAGATTCATTTGAATTAA